The Desulfovermiculus halophilus DSM 18834 genome includes the window CCTTTGGTCCCTTTCCCTCCGGATGGATACCCGGACCGGACAGACTGCGTCTCCGACCCGGATCTCTCTGTTGGTCTCCAGCAGTCGCCCCTGGGCAAGGGTGCCCAGGACCTGGGTGATCCGGCCGGTCCCGATCATGCGCATGACCGGGGCCTCGACCCCTGCGGCCGGCCTGGCCACCAGAAAGAATGCGTTTTCAGCCCCGGACAGCCACTGTCCGCCCCGGATAAGGACATCATCGAATCCAGCGGCCATGGAGCGCTCTCCCCGCAGGTCAATGATTTCCCCCTCCAGGCCCGCCCTGGGCGCAAACCGGACCTGGACCGCATACCACCCGGAGTAGACGTCCGCCGAAGCGTCATACTCCACCCCCGGATCCTGATCCAGGATCAGAAAGTCTCCGGACCGCGGGACAGAGACAATGCCCTCCTTCTGCTCAAAAAGCAGCCCCCTGGTCAGCCAGACGTTGAAGACCTCCCTGACCCCCCGGACCGCGCCCCGATCCTGCAGGAAGGACGCCGGATCCTCGCCCTCCGGGATATCGGGCCCATCCCGGGAGACCTGGACTGTTGCCGACTCCTTCCACTGTGTAGTATGCAGGGCCTGGGTCGGCGGCGTGCTGACCTCACCCTTGGAGGTGCAGGCCACAAGACAGCAAAGCATACCAAAAAGAATAAGGCTTCTACGCACAGCTCCCCCCAAACGACTATTGGAAACACCAATGACACTGGATCTCGAGCTCGAATATACCGTCTACACCCTGGGCCAGATCAAGGATTGGGCCAGTCCGCAAATCGTGGTTGCCGGACGCTCCAATGTGGGCAAATCCAGCCTGATCAACACCCTGGCCGGAAGGAAATCCCTGGCCAAGACCAGCTCCAGCCCGGGCAAGACCAGAAGCATCAATCTGTACTGGCTGCCTGAGCTCCACGGCTATCTGGTGGACCTGCCGGGCTACGGCTACGCCAAACGCTCCAAAAAGGAGCGGGACCTGTGGGCTCAGCTGGTGAACAGATACTTTGAACGCAACGCCGTGCAGGTCAAAGCGGTGATGATCCTCATCGACAGCCGCCTCAAGCCCCAACAGCTGGACCTGGATCTGGTCAACTCCTTGAAAGCCCAACAGATTCCCATTCTGCCTGTTTTAACCAAAGTGGACAAGACCAAAATGGGCTGGCGGGCCAAGATCCGGCGCACCTGGCTGGACCTGACCGCCGCGTCATTCCAGCCTGTGCTGTTTTCAGCCAAAAACGGGCAGGGGAATACAGAACTCGCCCAATATGTACAGGACCTGCTGCAGGACTCCTCCGGCGGACCGAACCAAGCCTGAGAGGACAGCGGGCCTGCCCAGGGTCAGGTCACTCGGCCCCGGATCTGAATCCCCAACCCGAGAGCAGTCAGACCGCCGATCAGGAGATTGCCCATCCAGGCCCCGAGCCAGGGCGGCAGCGCGCCGCTTTCGCCCAGGGTGCCTCCCAGGGTATGCATGCTCAGCATGCCGAAGATGATCCCCAGGCCGCACCCGATGGAGGCAAAAAGATTTTCCCACTTCCGGGTCAAAACCAGGGCCACTGCGGACAGCACCAGAACGGAGGCTGCATAGCTGATCTTCAGATGCCAGGCCGTGCGCAGCAGTTCCACATTCGCTCCAGAATCCTTGAGGCGTTCAATGTGCGCCCTGAGTTCCCACAGAGACATATCCTCGGGCTCATTGTCCTCCTGGGAGACCTGCACGGACTGGAAGCTGAGCTCCAGATCCGGGGAAAGCGTCTCCTCTGTGGAATACGCAAAACTCTGGGGATCCAGGACCTCCGCTTCCTGCAGCTGCCAGCCCCCATCCCCGGCACGTAAAGCTTCAGCCTGAATCAGCCGGTCTATCTCCGTAAACCCCTGGTCCACAGCGTACAGGGTGAGCCCGCGAGCCTCCTGCCGTGCGGGCCACACCGCCTCCATGTGCAGGACAGTCTGCCCGCTGCGGAGCCATAGGTCGTTGATCCGCTCCTGTGTCTTCTCCTCTCTACCGCCCAGGGAGTCCCAGACCGCATCGCTTACCTGCTGTCCCTGAACCCCGAGGCCCTGGGAAAAACCCAGCTGGACCCCGCTCCAGACCAGCCCGAGCACAAGGACCGTGCACACCAAGCGGAAGTAGGACACCCCTCCTGCTTCCAGAGCTGTCGTCTCCCGGCGCTTGCGCATGCCGGCAATCTGAATGACCAAGCTGAGAAAGACCACCGCCGGCAGGATCTCGGAGAGGATGAGGGGAATCTTGGCCCCGAAGTAGACCAGGATCTCCCATGCAGCACCGCCCTTCTCCAGCATCCGGTCCAAGCGGTCGAAGACATCGACCAGAAGGTATATCCCGGTGCAGGTCAAAAGGCAGATGCCCATGATCAGCATGTTGTTCCACAGGAGATGGCGGGTAAAGGTCTTCATCGCCGGAATACCCCCTGCACAGCCGAGAAGATCCGCTTTCCCGCCGGTGTCCCCCGTTCGTGCAGGGCCTGCCTGAACAGCCCGGCGGACAGGGCCAGGAACAGGACATTCGGAGACCAGGCCCCGACCGCCGGAGGGACCATGCCCAGCTGCCCCAGGCTGATGCCCAGAGAAAAAACGGCATAATAGGCCAGAAAGACGCCGACAATCAAGATCGCCCCGTATTGGCGCTTGAGCTCGTCCAGTATCCAGCCCAGGGGCAGAGCCACAAGCCCGAGAACAATGCAGGCAGCCGGAAGAACCAGCCGCTTGTGCCGCTCCACCTGCACGCTGCGCAAGAACTCCTCCCCCTTGTCCGGTCGCCTCTCAGGGCTCTGTGCCGCTTTGTTCAGCTCCGGCCAGGACATGTATCTGGGCTGGTCCTGCTCCACATCGACGTTCTGCAGCAGTCGACTCAGATCCAGGGAGACCCTGTACGAGGAGAAGGAGAGCACATCCATGCTGCCCTGCTCCACCCGGAACATGCGTCCGTCGGTGAGGATGAAGTATATCTTGCCTTGGGCGTGATCCGTCGCGACCCGGCCCTTGGGGGCCACGATATTCACCCCGTCCTTTGTATGGGTCATATCATGGATGAAGATTCCGGCTATTTCTCCGGTTTCCCGGTTCACATTCTGGGCGTAGACCACGAGTCCGGGAAAATCGCGATTGAACACCCCGGGACGCAAGGAAAGCTGGGCCTTGTTCCGGGCCAGATCCAGGAGCTTGTGCTGAAACTGCTCCATGCCCCAGGAAACGCCGAAGAAGGACACCCACAGGGTCAGGCCGGCGCACAGCACAAGAAACAGGCTGGGAGCAGGCAGGATCTGGGACAAAGAGATGCCTCCGGCCCGAAGGGCCATGAGCTCTCTGTCCCCGCTCATGCGCTGGAAGGTCAGAAATGTGCTGATCATCCCGGCGATGGGGATGAGCAGCATGAGAAAAAAGGGGGCGAGATAGACGAACAGGGCACCGATATCCAGGATGGAGAGGTCCATGTTCACCAGGACCTCTCTGAGCCTGAGCATCTTGCCCACCAGCAAAAGGGTGATGAAGACAGCCAGACACAGGGCCCCGATGCTGATCAGCTCCCGCACATTTTCTACATATAGGCGTTTGACGACTCTCAATCCCGATGCCTCTTCATTTTGCTCCTCGGGCCCTCAAATATCCGGCCGCCAGAAAGGGGTTCACGAATCCTGATCAGCCAGCAGGCGATAGAGATAGTCCTCCTGCTTGGGATCCAGATTGAAGGTAAAGACCGCGTCCCGCACGGCCTTCTTCCGGTCCTCGCCCTGGGCCACCCGGTCGCTGACCCGCTGCAGGGCGTCGCGGACCTTCTTGTCTTTGGGAATAATCGTGGACATCTGCTCTGCCTCCTCGCATGGTCGTTGAATCTCATCCGGTCTCTCCGGGCAAACTGTCCCGGGACTCTACCTGAGGCCCACCCAGCTTGCAACTTTGGACCCGATCAAGTACCCCTGTTCCTCGGCACCGAAAACCCGCACCCAGGGGAACCTGCATGCACGACTATGTGATCGCTGTGATCATGGGGATAGTGGAAGGGCTCACCGAGTTTCTGCCGGTATCCTCCACCGGCCATCTGATACTTACCGGACACGCCCTTGGTTTTACCGGGCCGGCCGCTGAAATGTTTGAGGTGGTCATTCAGCTGGGGGCCATCCTGGCTGTTGTGGTCATGTACCGCAGCCGCTTCGCTGCTCTGGTCCGCCCTGATCCGAACCTGGCCTTTTCCGGACCCCGGGGGCTGTATCTCCTGTTTTTGACCTGTCTGCCCGCCTCGGTCCTGGGCCTGGCCACCAGTGACCTGATCAAGGAATACCTGTTCAACCCCCAGACCGTGGCCTGGGCCTTGGCTGTCGGGGCCCTGGCCATCCTGGCGGTGGAGCGCATGCCCCGCAGCAATAGATACTCTTCTTTGGACCAGATCACTCCCTGGCTGGCCCTGGGCGTGGGCATCTTTCAGTGCCTGTCCCTGTGGCCCGGGTTCTCCAGATCAGCGGCCACCATCATGGGCGGAATGCTCCTGGGCGCTCAGCGCAGACTGGCCGCGGAGTACTCCTTTGTGGCCGCTGTGCCCATCATGTTCGCCGCCACCGGCTATGATCTGGCCCGGGGCTGGCATCATCTGGATCCAGGGACTTGGATGACCCTGGGCATCGGCTTTGTGGTCTCCTTTTTCGCCGCCTGGGCTGCGGTCACAAGCTTTATACACCTGCTCTCCAGGATCACCCTGCGTCCTTTTGCCTGGTACAGGCTGGCCATTGCCCCCCTGATCCTGATTTGGTAAGCATCGGACATGGAGCTTCGCTGTGCATCCCGCCTCGGCGTCCTCGCTATCGCCTTCTGCCTGGGGACGTGCGCCCTCCTCTCCTCCTGCACCCTGGTCACCCTTCCCTACGACCTGACCAAGGCCACGGTGAAGACCGCCTACACCGCGACCAAGATCACCGGCAAGACAGCCTGGGGCACGGCCAAGATCCTGACCAAGGTGGGCGGGTACACCTTTGAGATCGCCGCAGCCCCTCTGGACTGGCCCCTGACCCATGACAACATCGAGTCCATCGACGGCTTGTCGCCCAAGGAGGCCATCGCCCAGGGCCGGGTGAAGAACGCTCCCTACGTGGTTGGCGGACGCCGCTACCACCCCATGTCCGTGGCCAGGGCCCGCACCTACCGGGAGACAGGGGTTGCCTCCTGGTACGGAAACGAGACCCTGAACCAGCCCGGGGGCCACATGACTGCCAACGGGGAAGCCTTCGATCCCGATCAGCTCACAGCCGCCCACAAGCACCTCCCTTTGCCCTCCTATGTCCGGGTCACCAATCTGGCCAACGACCGGAGCATTGTGGTCCGGGTCAATGACCGGGGACCTTTTGTCCCCGGCCGGATCATCGATCTCAGTGCCGGGGCGGCCAAGAGGCTGGACTTTCTCGATCAGGGAACGGCCAGGGTTGCGGTGGAAACCGTGGCCACGGCTGATGGGTAGGCCAGAGGACAGGAAAGGGGCGGTCACTCCGCATGAATATTCAGCCTGCGCATGATCTTTTGCAGGGAGACCCGCTCCAGCCCGCTCAGCCTGGCAGCTTCGCTCACATTGCCCCCAGCCCGGCTGAGGACATCCTGGACATAGGCCCGGGTAAAGTCCTCGACCACTTTGGCCTTGGCCTCTTTGTACGGCTTCAGGGTCCCGCCGCCCCCCAGGTCCAGACCGCCCTGATCCACTGAACGCACCTGCTCCAGGTCGATGGTCTGCCCGGGAGAGAAGACCACCGTCCGGCGCACGAAGTTCATCAGTTCCCGGACATTGCCCGGCCATTCCTTGGACGCCAGGTAGGACAGGGCTTCAGAACTCATGGTCCTGTGCTCTATGCCCATTTCCTGGCAGACGCGGTGGAGAAAGGTATGGACCAGCAAGGGGATGTCCTCTTTGCGCTCCCTAAGCGGGGGAAGGTGTATATTCAGCACATTCAGCCGGTAGTACAGGTCTTCCCGAAACGAGCCGTCCTGGATCTTCGCCCCCAGGTCCTGATTGGTGCTGGCCACAATGCGCACATCCACCCGCTGGGAACGGTTCGACCCCACCGGCCTGATCTCCTGCTCCTGCAGGACCCGCAACAGCTTGGTCTGGATGGACAGGCTGATGTCCCCGATCTCGTCCAACAGGATTGTCCCTTTGTCCGCAGCCTTGAATAATCCCTGCCGTTCCTGGTCCGCTCCGGTAAACGCGCCCTTGGTGTGCCCGAAAAGCTCGGACTCCAGGAGATGGTCCGGGATAGCCGGGCAGTTCACGGTCACCAGCTTGTGCCTGGAACGATCGCTGAGGTCGTGGATGATCCTGGCTGCAAGCTCCTTGCCCGTTCCTGACTCTCCCTGGACCAGGACAGTGTACTCGTTCTGGGCCACCATGGCCAATGCCTGCTGCAGCTTATGCACTGCTTCTGATTCCCCGATCATTGTACTGTGTTCTGCGCAGACCCTGGCCTTTTGCCGCAGCCGGTCGTTCTCGGTGATCAGGTGATAGCGCTCCAGGGCTTTCTGAATCAGGCTGAACAGCCTCTCGTGGTCCACAGGCTTGGTCACGAAGTCGTACGCCCCGTTTTTCAAGGCCTGGACCGCCTTCTCAATGCTCCCATAGGCGGTGATCAGAATAATGCTCACCTGGGGGGCGATCTGCAGGGCGCTGTGCACGAGATCAAAGCCGTCCTTGCCCGGCATGCGCAAATCGCTGAGCACCACAGGGACAGTGCGGTCCTTTATGATCTCCAGGGCCTCGTCCACAGAAGGAACGGCCAGGCACTCCAGATCCGGAAACCGCCCCTGGACCATCCGGGCCAATCCGCGGGCGAAATCCTGTTCGTCGTCGACTATAACCAGGGTCAGCAGGTGATCATTCATTCGTGGCTCCAAGAGGGAAAAAGATGCGGAAACATGCACCTGGGACGTTGTCCACCTCGATCCGTCCTCCAACGTCCTGAACCAGGCCGTAGACGATGGCCAACCCCAGCCCGGTTCCTTTGCCCACCTCTTTGGTGCTGAAGAAGGGATCAAAGATGGTGCCCAGCAGGTCCTCGGGCACTCCGTTCCCAGAATCCAGGACCTGAAGAACAGCTTCATCCTTTTCTGGATGCAATGTCGACCCCACCTGTATCCACCCCGACTCCGGCACAGCCTCCAGGGCATTGAGCAGAAGATTGCTCAGAATCTGCTCCAGCGCGCTTTCCTCACAGGCGACAAGAGGATCGCCGGCATCCAGCTCCAAAAGCATCTCCACTCCTTTTTTCTCCGCCTGGACCTGCAAGAACTGCACGCTGCTGCTGATGATCTGATTCAGCCGGCAATACCCGGATCCGGCTGCCTTGGGCCTGGCGAAGTCCAGAAGGTCCTGCAGGATCTTCTGGGCCCTCTTGGTATGCCGTTCGATGACCTCCAGGTCCTGCTGGCTCTGGCTCTGATCCAGAGACCCTTTGAGCAGGTTGACGTAGCACAGGATGGTTCCCAAGGGGTTGTTGATCTCATGGGCCAGACCGGCGGCCAGCTTGCCCACGGCGCTCAGCTTTTCCGCCTGCTGGAGCTGGCGCTTCATGGCCCGTTCGGCTGTCACCTCCCGCAGGTAGCACACAGCCAGTCCCCGGGGATGGTGGGAGCCGACTATGGGATAGATGCTGATCTGAAACGACCTGCTGTTGGACAGCTGGACCTCTTCCGACCAGGATTCCTGCCGAGTCAAGCTCTTGCTGATCAGCCTGGGGGCCAGGCGCTTGTCCTTGGATTCCAGGCCCAGGACCGGGAAGAGCTCATCCGCGGCCCCGCTATGGCTCTCATCCCGCATCAGGTCCGTGGCTGCGCGGTTGGCCAGGACAACTCCGGCATTGTGGTCCACGAGGAGCAGGGGGTCGGAGATGCCCTCAAAGATCGACTCCAAAAGTTCTTTTTGATGCATGAGGCTGTAAAAGGCCTGGATGTTCTCCAGGGCGATGGCCAGCTGCTGTCCCAGGGCCAGCAGGACCTGGTCCGACATCCGTTCCGGATGAAACGCGGGCGGAAAATCAATGTACAGGATCCCCCAGATCTGTTCCTGGCTCTGTACCGGGACGTAGCACATGTGCTCAGTGCACCGGACCTGGTTGGACATGGCCAGGTCCAGAAAATCCTGCGGAAGCTCCGGCGGGAGCTGCCCCTGGGGCCAGGTATAGATCCGATTGGAAAACTGGGTGCAGAAGTAGCTGACCTGATGGGCCTTGAACCGGCTCCCCACCAGGCTCAGGGTCCTGTGCAGCAGCTCCTCGCTGTCCCTGCTGGAGCGCAGGGCGTCCAGGATATGGACAAAGAGATGGACATCGGCCTGGCGTTCCCCGACTTCTGTGTGCAGCTCATGGGTTCGCTCGGAAACCATCCGCTCCAGATTGGCTGCATACTCCTTGAGCTGCTCCCTGGCCTCCAAAAGGTGCCCGGCAATATGCTCAAAACCATCGACCAGCTGATCAACCTCGTCATTGGGCTGACCATCGGTTCTCTGCCCCACCAGGTTCTCGGAATGATGCTCCGGAAAGTTGCGCTGAAAAATGGAGGTCAGCCGCTTGAGATTAAAGACCACCAGGCGGCGGAAGTACATGTGCACCAGGCTGAAAAATATGATCACGGCCACAATATAGAAAAAGAGATACCTGAATGTGGCCTCCTTGATGCCCAGGACCGCCCGCTGGACCGGAAAACCGATGCTGACCAGCCCCTGGATGGAATCCGGGGTATGATGGAACCCCCGCTTGCTTCCATAGCGCTCGATCAGTTCCCGGGGTGCCCGGCTGGGCTCTCCGTGGCAGCGCATGCAGGAGGTGGTGAACTCCACCGGTCTGGCGCACAGGTAATATCTCTCCCCCTCCATGGTGACCACGTTTTCCCATCTGGTCCGGTGGGGCTGTTCCTGGAACAGGCGGATGAGCTCCCGTTCCCTGGAGTTCGGCGCGCTTTTCGGGTTTCTGGGGTTGGTGGCCACCCGGCGGTAGAGCAGGTCGGACTGCTCACCCGTGGTCTGCATCACCTCCCTGGATATATAGGAGGAGGACATGGCCTCCAGGATAAAATCCTCATCAGGCAATTCTTCAAACATCCTGGGCCGGAGCACGTTGCGCACATAGGACTGGACTGCGTTGACCTGATCCAGCATATTGTTGGCCCGGTACCGCACTTCCTGGATCACGATGCTGTGCATGTGAAAGTACAAAATAGTGAAGAATATCACCCCCAGGCCCAAGGCAGCAGCCACCAGGACGACTATGAACCTGGTCTGAAGGCTAAAGGCCTTTCCTTTTCGAAAACTCGTCTTTCCACCAGACGGCATGGCATCCATCTTCCAGGTTGATTTTGACTACTTGCCTGAATAGTATCCACAGGCTATGCATACATCGACCGCTACGGACAGTGATTCCTCCGCCCTCCTCTGCCTGGAGCAGGCTTCGGTCAGACGGCAGGGGAGGACGGTGCTGGACCGGATCTCCTTCACCCTGCATCGGGACCAGAACCTGTTGATCCTTGGGCCCAACGGGGCCGGTAAAAGCACATTCCTGAGCCTTTTGCGCGGGGACATCTGGCCCCTGGCCCACAACGGGCATCCCCCCCGCCGTTTTTCGGTCCGGGGCAGGTGGCAGGTCAGCCCCCTGGGGTGGAAAGAAGCAACATCCCTGATATCCCCGGAGCTGGAGCTGCGCTTCCGCCAGCTGCACAACCTGAGCTGCGCCCAGGTCATCTCCAGCGGGCTGGACGACTCCCTGCGTCCGCTGTGCTTTGTGGGCAAGGAACAGACTGAAAAGGTACAGGACCAGGCCGCGGCATTCGGACTGAACCACCTTCTGGACCGGCCTTTTGCCGCCCTGTCCTCCGGCGAGGCTCAAAAGGCCCTGGCTGCCCGGGCCATGATCCGTGATCCGCAGCTGCTCTTTTGGGATGAGATGGGCACCGGCCTTGACCCCCAGGCAAGGAAACAGATGTCGAGCGTCTTGTCCACCCTGATCCACCGGGGGGTTCAAATCGTGGCCGCGACCCACTGGCCGGATGAGCTGGCTCCCCTGGTTCCGCAGGTTGTCGTGATCCGGGACAAAGGCCTGCATGGACCGCTGCCG containing:
- a CDS encoding c-type heme family protein, whose protein sequence is MPSGGKTSFRKGKAFSLQTRFIVVLVAAALGLGVIFFTILYFHMHSIVIQEVRYRANNMLDQVNAVQSYVRNVLRPRMFEELPDEDFILEAMSSSYISREVMQTTGEQSDLLYRRVATNPRNPKSAPNSRERELIRLFQEQPHRTRWENVVTMEGERYYLCARPVEFTTSCMRCHGEPSRAPRELIERYGSKRGFHHTPDSIQGLVSIGFPVQRAVLGIKEATFRYLFFYIVAVIIFFSLVHMYFRRLVVFNLKRLTSIFQRNFPEHHSENLVGQRTDGQPNDEVDQLVDGFEHIAGHLLEAREQLKEYAANLERMVSERTHELHTEVGERQADVHLFVHILDALRSSRDSEELLHRTLSLVGSRFKAHQVSYFCTQFSNRIYTWPQGQLPPELPQDFLDLAMSNQVRCTEHMCYVPVQSQEQIWGILYIDFPPAFHPERMSDQVLLALGQQLAIALENIQAFYSLMHQKELLESIFEGISDPLLLVDHNAGVVLANRAATDLMRDESHSGAADELFPVLGLESKDKRLAPRLISKSLTRQESWSEEVQLSNSRSFQISIYPIVGSHHPRGLAVCYLREVTAERAMKRQLQQAEKLSAVGKLAAGLAHEINNPLGTILCYVNLLKGSLDQSQSQQDLEVIERHTKRAQKILQDLLDFARPKAAGSGYCRLNQIISSSVQFLQVQAEKKGVEMLLELDAGDPLVACEESALEQILSNLLLNALEAVPESGWIQVGSTLHPEKDEAVLQVLDSGNGVPEDLLGTIFDPFFSTKEVGKGTGLGLAIVYGLVQDVGGRIEVDNVPGACFRIFFPLGATNE
- a CDS encoding septal ring lytic transglycosylase RlpA family protein, whose amino-acid sequence is MELRCASRLGVLAIAFCLGTCALLSSCTLVTLPYDLTKATVKTAYTATKITGKTAWGTAKILTKVGGYTFEIAAAPLDWPLTHDNIESIDGLSPKEAIAQGRVKNAPYVVGGRRYHPMSVARARTYRETGVASWYGNETLNQPGGHMTANGEAFDPDQLTAAHKHLPLPSYVRVTNLANDRSIVVRVNDRGPFVPGRIIDLSAGAAKRLDFLDQGTARVAVETVATADG
- a CDS encoding sigma-54-dependent transcriptional regulator; this encodes MNDHLLTLVIVDDEQDFARGLARMVQGRFPDLECLAVPSVDEALEIIKDRTVPVVLSDLRMPGKDGFDLVHSALQIAPQVSIILITAYGSIEKAVQALKNGAYDFVTKPVDHERLFSLIQKALERYHLITENDRLRQKARVCAEHSTMIGESEAVHKLQQALAMVAQNEYTVLVQGESGTGKELAARIIHDLSDRSRHKLVTVNCPAIPDHLLESELFGHTKGAFTGADQERQGLFKAADKGTILLDEIGDISLSIQTKLLRVLQEQEIRPVGSNRSQRVDVRIVASTNQDLGAKIQDGSFREDLYYRLNVLNIHLPPLRERKEDIPLLVHTFLHRVCQEMGIEHRTMSSEALSYLASKEWPGNVRELMNFVRRTVVFSPGQTIDLEQVRSVDQGGLDLGGGGTLKPYKEAKAKVVEDFTRAYVQDVLSRAGGNVSEAARLSGLERVSLQKIMRRLNIHAE
- a CDS encoding LptF/LptG family permease; the encoded protein is MKTFTRHLLWNNMLIMGICLLTCTGIYLLVDVFDRLDRMLEKGGAAWEILVYFGAKIPLILSEILPAVVFLSLVIQIAGMRKRRETTALEAGGVSYFRLVCTVLVLGLVWSGVQLGFSQGLGVQGQQVSDAVWDSLGGREEKTQERINDLWLRSGQTVLHMEAVWPARQEARGLTLYAVDQGFTEIDRLIQAEALRAGDGGWQLQEAEVLDPQSFAYSTEETLSPDLELSFQSVQVSQEDNEPEDMSLWELRAHIERLKDSGANVELLRTAWHLKISYAASVLVLSAVALVLTRKWENLFASIGCGLGIIFGMLSMHTLGGTLGESGALPPWLGAWMGNLLIGGLTALGLGIQIRGRVT
- a CDS encoding LptF/LptG family permease, translating into MRVVKRLYVENVRELISIGALCLAVFITLLLVGKMLRLREVLVNMDLSILDIGALFVYLAPFFLMLLIPIAGMISTFLTFQRMSGDRELMALRAGGISLSQILPAPSLFLVLCAGLTLWVSFFGVSWGMEQFQHKLLDLARNKAQLSLRPGVFNRDFPGLVVYAQNVNRETGEIAGIFIHDMTHTKDGVNIVAPKGRVATDHAQGKIYFILTDGRMFRVEQGSMDVLSFSSYRVSLDLSRLLQNVDVEQDQPRYMSWPELNKAAQSPERRPDKGEEFLRSVQVERHKRLVLPAACIVLGLVALPLGWILDELKRQYGAILIVGVFLAYYAVFSLGISLGQLGMVPPAVGAWSPNVLFLALSAGLFRQALHERGTPAGKRIFSAVQGVFRR
- a CDS encoding undecaprenyl-diphosphate phosphatase encodes the protein MHDYVIAVIMGIVEGLTEFLPVSSTGHLILTGHALGFTGPAAEMFEVVIQLGAILAVVVMYRSRFAALVRPDPNLAFSGPRGLYLLFLTCLPASVLGLATSDLIKEYLFNPQTVAWALAVGALAILAVERMPRSNRYSSLDQITPWLALGVGIFQCLSLWPGFSRSAATIMGGMLLGAQRRLAAEYSFVAAVPIMFAATGYDLARGWHHLDPGTWMTLGIGFVVSFFAAWAAVTSFIHLLSRITLRPFAWYRLAIAPLILIW
- the yihA gene encoding ribosome biogenesis GTP-binding protein YihA/YsxC; this encodes MTLDLELEYTVYTLGQIKDWASPQIVVAGRSNVGKSSLINTLAGRKSLAKTSSSPGKTRSINLYWLPELHGYLVDLPGYGYAKRSKKERDLWAQLVNRYFERNAVQVKAVMILIDSRLKPQQLDLDLVNSLKAQQIPILPVLTKVDKTKMGWRAKIRRTWLDLTAASFQPVLFSAKNGQGNTELAQYVQDLLQDSSGGPNQA